The Drosophila innubila isolate TH190305 chromosome 3R unlocalized genomic scaffold, UK_Dinn_1.0 2_E_3R, whole genome shotgun sequence genome has a segment encoding these proteins:
- the LOC117792304 gene encoding salivary glue protein Sgs-3-like, with the protein MTPDRSTQNPTTLNPSQPSSAALRTSTQNPTTVKPTGPSSTTFRTSTQKQTTLNPIKTSTTSPELSTKKTTTPKTSVTDTTKTKPSSETPTTLRPTEPTKTTPDPSTPNPTTLKKREPSSTTFRTSTQQQTTLNPINTSATAPQLSTQKPTTPKSTVPSTTTTKPSNETPTTLRPTEPTKTTPDPSTPNPTTLKKREPSSTTFRTSTQQQTTLNPIKTSTTTPELSIQHPTTPRSTVPSTTTTKQSTDKLTTLRPTEPTKTTPNASTPNPTTLMPREPSSTIVRTTTKKPTTLKPTESITETTKPMTTITSTLMTTQPSTSDSLPPFNIFMVHSSTQAITDEIDHL; encoded by the exons ATGACACCCGACAGAAGTACCCAAAATCCAACTACCTTAAACCCAAGTCAGCCAAGCTCTGCAGCATTAAGGACAAGCACCCAAAATCCAACTACCGTAAAGCCAACCGGACCAAGCTCTACCACGTTTAggacaagcacccaaaagcaAACTACCTTGAATCCAATTAAGACAAGCACAACATCTCCTGAGCTGAGCActaaaaagacaacaacaccTAAGACAAGTGTGACAGACACGACAAAAACTAAGCCAAGTAGCGAAACGCCTACCACTTTAAGACCAACTGAACCAACCAAAACAACACCTGATCCAAGCACCCCAAATCCAACTACCTTGAAGAAAAGGGAGCCAAGCTCTACAACATTTAGGACAAGCACCCAACAGCAAACTACCTTGAATCCAATTAATACAAGCGCAACAGCTCCTCAGCTGAGCACTCAAAAGCCAACTACACCTAAGTCAACTGTGCCAAGCACGACAACAACTAAGCCAA GTAACGAAACGCCTACCACTTTGAGACCAACTGAACCAACCAAAACAACACCTGATCCAAGCACCCCAAATCCAACTACCTTGAAGAAAAGGGAGCCAAGCTCTACAACATTTAGGACAAGCACCCAACAGCAAACTACCTTGAATCCAATTAAGACAAGCACCACAACTCCTGAGCTGAGCATTCAGCATCCAACTACACCTAGGTCAACTGTGCCAAGCACGACAACAACTAAGCAAAGTACCGACAAACTAACCACTTTAAGACCAACTGAACCAACCAAAACAACACCTAATGCAAGCACCCCAAATCCAACTACCTTGATGCCAAGGGAGCCAAGCTCTACAATAGTTAGGACAACCACCAAAAAACCGACCACCTTAAAGCCAACTGAATCAATCACTGAAACAACTAAGCCGATGACAACAATAACTTCCACTTTAATGACAACACAGCCAAGCACTTCTGATTCCCTGCCGCCCTTTAATATCTTTATGGTTCATTCGAGTACGCAAGCGATCACCGATGAGATTGATCATCTTTAA